In a genomic window of Pedobacter sp. KBS0701:
- a CDS encoding MerR family transcriptional regulator, whose protein sequence is MTYSIADLEQLSGIHSHTIRIWEQRYNALSPLRSQGNTRLYDDQQLVKLLNIVTLNKSGLKISKICSLSDEEIDELLDQQLYHPTDDKQDDYYVSQLIKYGLAFDEPSFNHLIDQCIGQLGLSGCYRKIIYPLLLRLGLMWRKDDICPAHEHFLSNIIRQKIFTHIDNLPINEHSGQSWLLFLPEDEDHDIGLLFACYMLRMQHQHVIFLGSKVPLDSIKRVFSTLNVSHVLLFMVKSRLAPAAQEYIDHLSEICSTTKIHLAGNSQVIGKLNHIDHINWIKTLDEFEKTIESLILHERNF, encoded by the coding sequence ATGACTTACTCTATTGCAGATCTTGAACAGCTTTCGGGCATCCATTCTCACACCATCAGGATCTGGGAGCAACGCTATAATGCATTGAGTCCGTTGCGATCCCAAGGCAATACGCGTTTATATGATGATCAGCAGCTTGTAAAACTATTAAACATTGTAACCTTAAATAAAAGTGGCTTAAAAATTTCTAAAATCTGCAGTCTCTCAGATGAGGAGATTGATGAACTTCTCGACCAGCAATTATATCATCCTACTGATGATAAGCAAGATGATTATTATGTTTCTCAACTTATAAAGTATGGTCTGGCCTTTGACGAGCCCTCTTTTAATCATTTAATTGATCAATGCATCGGTCAATTGGGGCTTTCTGGCTGCTATAGGAAAATAATATATCCTCTGTTGTTGCGCTTAGGCTTAATGTGGCGAAAAGACGATATTTGTCCTGCACACGAACATTTTTTATCAAATATTATCCGTCAGAAAATATTTACCCATATTGATAATCTTCCTATAAATGAGCATTCAGGCCAAAGTTGGCTGCTTTTTTTACCAGAGGACGAAGATCATGATATTGGGCTGCTTTTTGCCTGTTATATGCTGCGAATGCAGCATCAGCATGTTATTTTTTTAGGTAGCAAAGTCCCGCTGGATTCAATTAAACGGGTATTTTCTACCTTAAATGTTAGCCATGTGCTGCTTTTTATGGTAAAATCCAGATTAGCACCTGCAGCACAAGAATATATAGATCATTTATCCGAAATATGCTCGACCACTAAAATCCATCTTGCTGGAAATAGTCAGGTTATTGGTAAACTAAATCATATCGATCACATCAACTGGATTAAAACGCTTGATGAATTCGAAAAAACAATAGAATCCCTTATTTTACATGAAAGAAATTTTTGA